TTTTTTCAACCCATTGGAATATAACTGTCTCCCCTATATTCTCTCTGAAATtaaaccaagtaaatatataacatatattatcaaACTCCAAGAAGATATTCCCATATAGAAAAACATGTCATGTTAAATACaagtttattgatatattttttgaagaatACAATTGAAGTATGTGAggataaaaatcataaaaaaaattagtattgaGTCATTTTTTTGCATTCATTTCTAAAATTTCTATCATTCATTGATTAAATCTTACAATGAAATTACCGAgttttctcttttatttttatattgcacattttataaatatttgtttatttacaaatatcctACTGATCAATTTTCTTAGAACATAGTGTGCCAATGCAACTTTATAAGAAACCTTAGCAtgcaaagaaacaaaaaaaataacaaaagagatattaaatatatataaatgtaactataTAGGAATCAACACTTAGATTACCTGAACTTAATCTTAATTTGAtgagtttttgtataatttataggaAACAGATTGGCAATTGGGTAAGGTtttgtttattcataataattttaccaCTATGGTAGAATAATTGACAAATGTGTCCACTATTTGAAATACAAGTCTgtaatacttacaaataaatctCATCTAAACAATAATGAAGATTTTCCTTTGCCTTTCTGTCCATCCAAGGAGCTGAGAGTTCATACTTTGGTGGATTACTACTAGGATATCCTTCATTTAAGGTAACATATAGGATcacttcatttttattatctcttactttaatattataggaTCTACTGACTTCACTCTCTATAATCAAATCTTCACCGTAAATTGAGCTAAGTGCTTCTATTTCTTCTACCTGGaaatatcattttgttttatgtactgAATAGATGAACTTAATAGATGTATAGAATcgcaatttaaaagtaaaattagagtacattcttacaaaaaaaaacatatctatagtaatattttagataCGAAAGGTCTGTTTTTCTGTCAAACGACCgaagcgaatttgatgaaatgtgGTATAAAGCTTGAACCACAAGGATGGACAAAGCTTTTCTTTTATGCCTATAATCCCCTAACGAGCGAgcgaaaactatttatttatatttttatttgataatacaaTAACCATTGAGTATACCTGTTTTGCTAAATTCTCAGTATCCATCGCACAGatcttttatattactaatagtgtaatacaatttctatttatcagagtaattattattgaaataataattttattaaataatatatattaaaatgcaaaatatttacacttttcAATAGAATTGACATtcatttgacatttgacaataaCATAAACATCTGGCAGTTGGCACTAAATAGGACCTGTAAAGTGAGTGTGTCCACAGGTAATCTATACTATCTTACTCTCAACTTAGCTCTAGCTTTGGTTTGTTACAGCCAAAAAATTTAATGTGTAACGTTGTTTATAAGCGTTTGGTCAAAGTATAGGCAACAttaggtaataattattgttaattgattttatcCATGAATTTTTGTAAGTCTTCGTTATCCAAATAATAAATAGGCAAACAGAGTTATTAcgtaactattatatttatattatttttcatttttaaatttggattttAACAGTTTAGTGTTTTTCATCCTATGAATAAAAAAGGTCCTACATTGTCTTGTCTTTTAGGGCCCTAGAGTGAGTACGTATAAACCAGCACGGCGTATATGTACGTGTTTATCTTTACACCTTAgcgaatgtaaatatataataccaatGGATCTAtgtttatgtatagattttaacttatttcaatatattttgaataactaCAAAAGAGTAATTGCCGAGTTCTCCTACCTTTCTTAATTCTGAAGTCTGAACCGTGGTTTACGTGTTTTCGTCGCTTtacattcaattcaatattgttaaatacCACTTCTGAAGTACTTGTGACAGCCttctattattaattgatttggtgaaacataaaaaaaatcctgttcatgtttttttttagattaaagcCTTCCTGCTATTTTATGACAATTGCATATTGGTATtactttaatcaattaattaattgatttaatttttatcaatttcgtAGCAACTTGTATTTTTCCGCCACTTGTCATGTTCAAAAcctgtcaataaaataaaaaaaatgtttctaggaattttttttagattcatttctaaaatatttttatcattttatcattCAATTTAATCATTCACTCTTTACTTATCATTGTAAAATCTTTAGTTGCTTACACTGAAATTAAAAGTCAAACGTATTATAAGCTTTCATTAGTACCATGTCGTAATGACGCGAATTagcttttgaattaaattactgaGTTTTCTCTCACATTTCCATAATGCACATATTACTAACATATTTGCATACGTTTCTTGAAATAGTGCAGATAAGAACCGaaagtgtaattatttaaactacttagtttttaatttatccctTTATTGTGCATTGTAAGAAACGAAGCGTATAATATGTCCagtacattgtaaaataaatatttttatgtgattttaaaAACTAGCTGACAGCaagtttgacatttaattttagaaggTTTAAAAAAAGACTGGATTAGGTATATTTGGTTTATTGTGCCGTTCAAATAAACAACTATCCATTTAAtgcatatctatattatatggcGTTTGaagtttctaaatattttttactatattgttctaaattatatacatttacttaatGATGAACATTTTAATCGTTATCGTATAATTTTCATAGACACCTAGACTTTTtccaaaaaataacttttttttaaaaatagaaaacataGAACAAAACCAActtattatacctacttatCTTAACCATTACAatacctatgtatattttcatacagttacataagcttaataaattatacttattttttcttatagttttaaatatttttgcatagGGCGTCagttattttctaatttttttgtcagtatttttataagttactaataatgtaaaatatcacAGAATCACATTAcgtatttactaaattatactttttaaatatagaattagaacaacttaaaagtaaaatccttaatttttgtcttttattgGTTGGACTAccattatagttttttaattgaaagGGTCAGTATCCAAATTCAGGAATAAACTTTtcttaatacattataattctatacaatatttacaatgttaCTGCTTCATAACGTAAACATTAAGAAATAATGTTTCTTAATTGCGTTTTGAAAGGTAAAGACTTAAAATGAAATGAGGggccaaattatttttacaatgcaaTAAATTCgtagaagaaataaataaatacatacatttaactaattgtgattttaatttattatgataaaatgatTTACATGGTTTTTATACATCTAATTaacttatactaaaatatttattaactatttaaaaaataaattttattgaaatatttaacttcTGGTTGTTACAATATTCCAATATCATCAAATATGGCGACTCTTACTcaacaataaaacaacaaatgtttaataggtttattttcccacttaataaataaatacgcagttgtttttaattctaataaaattttgactagacttttttatagttttaatttcccGCTTTAATTTCCGAACTGGCAGAATCAGCGAAACAATCGTTCGAAACGCCGCTTTGAACTGAACAGTAACTGGCAGGGGAACTCCTATCACTTGAAGTTTTTTCTTGGCTATATTCAATCATACTGCCACTAGGTTGACGAAGATAGTTTTGAAATGCTACGGGAGGTGAATTAACGATTTTATCAGGCTTCTTCAGTAATTCCTCTATTGAATAAGGATTCTTTTTCTTCTCTTTTTCACTCGGCCTTTTTACTTCTTGCTCGTCTGTATCTGGTCGGTCTGTGCTGTCATCGCTCGCTTCTACGGATATGTGTTCAGAACTTTCTGATTTAACTTCTTCAGggtttattctatttaaaagatCGCTATGCAAGTTTAATGCATAGGGGGAAAAATTCTTCGAATCCGGGTAAGGCATCATGACTCTTTGCCAAGGAGAAATTGGATAAGGTTTAAGAAGTCCTTGGGCTTGAACTTGGTTTGCTAGGAGCCATGATGTGGCGAGTCTTCGATCGTATGCATGAGGTTCTGAAGGTTGTGGTAATCTGACAGATGTGTGAGCAAAATATGGTGTCTGTTGAGGCATTGGTGTGGGTAGCGATGTTTTCATTGTCATGTAGTCGACCATGTTGGGGGGTAATTCAGGCGGCGGAAATGGTTCTGAAaagaaatagtaaattaataacaatgtgAAAATAAGGAAATCACTTTATTGTGATTTATCTTTAATTGATAAAGAACATGAATTTCTATGGATATTTTCTATCcctaaaaatgtaaataccgGTAGAACTTGGTACATGTCctcaaaacttattttataaattcttcaAGAGGCAGTTGCCACAAAAACTAAGGTTTTCTTTATGTAGGttgtattcttttataaataatatatacttttgcGTATCTACAACACTATCTAGCTATCTAACCCATTTTGGACATATAACTAATTTTGCCACGACGATTGCTATCAACTtccgaatttttaatttgaaggaAAACAAAAGACTGTAAGTTAGCTAAGGTGTTAAGATTaccatcaaatattaattaatgtaagaaAGGGgggatttaaatttatttacgtacGTGGGGTTTTGTGCGATTTTACTGTAACCGTTGTAAGTTGATCTTACGAACAACTTGTAATaacgaattattatataacaaatgttttgttttactagttttgttactattaatttaattatttctttctaCGTTTGCCATTGTGTCGTTATTAACCGTGGTGTTGTAAATGCCTGTTATATTTCACTTTGTACTAACTTAATGCTGTCTCTGATTATGTCAGGAAGGCATATCGTTAGTCCTGCCGCTTAGAAAagaaaaaatcgaaaaataaaacaagaaatacTCCAAAACGGTTGAAAGACGTTGCCAAAATATATATCCTAGTTATTTAATCGAccctaactaatataataaaataaattacagacaCATCACCCACGAGTCTGTATGTAATAAAACAGCTGTTTTCATTGTTTTCGCAATTTATCGTTCAACTAAATTAATAGCTagtaaaatgttgttaatttttaaatataacaaacttaTCTATATGATAAatcaagatttaatttattaaaagaaaacatttatcgttttaaaatctaatacaaAGGTATTTAAAGACCAATTAGATgggtattttaattatgttcacGAATGTTATattctaagaatatttttttacataggtattgaaaagtttttaaattttaattgattggtAAGTACTTAGTTGAATAATGCAAATTAACAATTAACAGCAAGTTAAGTTAATTTAGGGTTCCGTAGTGACTGTGGTTTTTATCGTGTTATTTGAGTTCGTTCTGTTTCACCATCTctctaaaacattattattgtgtgccacctgaaggtaagtgATCTTCACCGCACATAGACATTGGCTTTTGGAACGTAAGAATACTAAATAATACTGTTTGTCGGTGGAAAatctgatgagtcggtggtTCCCGGACGTGCATGACGTTGTGAGTCATTTTAGACaaactttttgtttattcttaAAGAAGCAGATGTTTTATTAACAGTGTATAGAAGTAGATAAATAgacaataatgttttgtttctaAATCCAACAAAATACTCAAAGCGCAGGTTAACGAAGGCGTTAAATAGACATCTAAATACAAGTACGAGTTGAGCTTTTATTAGAgttgctaaataaataaatgtaatataaataatgtaacatttaGACTAAATGCTTAGCTATAAATCATTCataacgttttattatatttaccaatTCATCGTTTTTCTCTACTACGGAATCATTTACTGTGAAAGCAACACGCACTTGGCCGTTTGAATAGAGCGAGGGATAGGCTACAAACTAGGCAGAGTAAGATGttcatgttattattttttatcagtatttGATTTCTTTTCGTTGGGAAagtttttattcgtttaaataCACATCCTTTAAATGAGGCAGTAAAGtgaagttttcttttaaaaacagAGGTTTCGACGCAACATGCATCAACATGAGATATCTGAGAACATCGACATTGAAAATCCTATACAGGTAAAACCTCAGCTGCTGGTTAAAGGGTCGCGGTGGATTTACATTAGATGGATGTTGAGCATCCAGACAGTAGCGATGAGAGCCTTGGGATAAACGTGATGGTGCTACTATTTCGGACATTGCgaattgtacatttaattaatttttattttatttgtaatcttaAAAAGACCTATTGACCTACCATCTGCTTAACTTATAACACTTTTTACACTTTTCGATAACATTATGAATGTATATAAGCATTAccttgtatatttttctttacattagatgtaatataaatgaaagatgttttaaggtaattaaaattaaaaatcaaccaCACACCGACTGTTATTGGACatcacaaattaataattataagcttAGCTAATTGacatctttaattttttctatttataagtaaaaaccaTAAATGCAACGCCTTATGTCGTCCTATTCATTACTATGCATAGGACTGTGTTTTTTGAactgatagttttattttatcttgatGCACCTGGCTGGTGCAATGActgttttaatgtttgttattagttaatacattatgcatataattataatgcctAATTTAAATGTCGTAAAGGCTATTTTTCTCCAACTTATTTGTTATAGATTATAatgtcgaatatttatttttattataaatattgttttatggcCGAAGTACGCATACgcataatttacttaaattgcttatgtaatattaaaaaattgaattagtgtcttattattaaaaattaaattaattactcaaggtcagttaattttgttttacactaTTTCAgtctctttttatataaaactattgtaCGGAACACTGGTTCTCAATTTTAAAgttgtactttaaataatacattttgttgtATAACGTAGAcccttgaaatatttttaaaataggagTCAATATTCTTGAGCAACATTCGATTTGGCTTATTTTACCGTCTTACAACGGATTGAATTGCCAACCAAAttaccaaaatataattatgtacttgaaattttaattttaacttaccgTGTCCACCGCGCGCCTCATCTTCATTCCACGCCAGCCCGCTGTTTCTCAAGATTCTGTTCACAGACGACACAGAAGGTATAGAGTGCGGTTCGCACACTCTCGCACTGAGTAGCCTCTCGCGGATCTCCCAAGCAAACATCCCTGGATTCTCTTGTTTAAGGCGAAGTATTTTCTTAACTACCGTTGGTGTCGCTACTTGCTggaaagagatagatatattttaatctaggATTCTtcttataactataaaatatgtaaaaataaatggatGATATGATAAGTACAGGACCAACTtagataaataacatatttttattctacattttaatttaaaaccaaaaaCATTGTTACgtactattattatactctctaagtagtataataatagtacgttaataacaatatatttaatgaaactaaattaatcattaagAGACTACAAACTATAATTAGCATTTCAATTCTTCACGGCTGTGTAATTTTAAGAATTGCAATACTTGTCCAGTCGTAAAATCACAATTAACAAATGCACATGGCGGATACAAGaggtaggtatattttatttaatgactgTAAAATAATGACGTAAATCCATTCGTCTGTTTGTCGAGAAACGTCTTATTTACTTgacataaaaagtaatttgtttttaatgtcgAAATGAAATTAAGATTTCAATGCAACGAGACGGTAATGACTAAAATGCGCATCGtaagtattcatttttatgtaGCATTTTTATTCAACCGTACTAttgaaaagtattatataatatcattttaaattataaacaataaataattgtattttaatttaattgaaaaaagcgGAACTCAGCTGCtgcttttttctaaataaataaaaaaaaaagttagccATATGTTCAGAAATccattataactttaataatttttaaaatctcacTTCCTCACGCacgctttaaataattataatacttttaagcgCCCTGTCAAAACTAATGCGTAAATAGTAGCTTTCGGATTGGAGTGTGTAAAGAACCTACCGTGATCACAAGGCGTTAATTTTGGCGGGAAACTAGTTATTACGCCATTAGATCCACAATCGATACTATTGAAAGCCGCTATGTTTTTTATGCGTTTAGAAAGGGCGCGTTTCACAGGTTACACTGTAATTATAGTAATGCGTTCAGAAATGTTgctgtcaaaatattttgtggCCATCTGCGGGTAGtgaaattctaaaaatgtttattttagacATCTACTAGTCTTTATTTGaagataaatatcaaattacatatgtaaataaatataattaatttaaaactttgttttctttatattatttattatatatttatgtaaatataaaaaaaaaatagcgcttaaaatgaattcgaactatTTGATTTTGTTACGTACTTCTGTACTAAAAGCATGTACATGCTTTTCAGAATACCTTTTTCTTgtgatattaacattaaattataaaaaggtatttatatttaggagtgcatacatatatactcttatatagtaaaatatattcatactcaaaactaaaacatttttactcAAAGCTGCTTTTATTCACTCTGAAGATATAAGTCTCATTGAATACAAACTTCACgccgtttttaatatatacctacttacctatataaacttaaataatatggttttttaacgttttatttttaaatatttaatgttaaaatttataactgaAATATCTGTTacattatcttaaataataaaatatatacgtttaaacaaaaaaaaaaaaaaacaccattatCCATGCCAATAATAGTTCAAAGAAAATGCTATATATATCTGACGTATTTACttcagtaatatataataatatctctcTATCCTAATtatgaatcaaataaaaaaaaaatacttaaaaagggTGAAGTTATTTCAgttatgtatttaaacaaattcttcttaacatttaacaattattttttatgtatttaatataaatgtcaaagcTACGTAATAACCAAACTTTATTAGTGTAGGAATTCATTACGACATATCTACGACACTTCACATAGCAATATAGGGAAATGAAAGTCCGTGCGAAATAACAGGTGGCATCAGTAATGACTTGTTTAGTCCGCTGGCTTTGCTCATTAGTCGCCTGTGAAGTGGTATCGATCAGATTCAAATTAACTACTGTCTACTATCTTGTTTAATCTATGATGTTTTTGGGGTTTCCTTCGTACGATCGtcgatttgttatttataaattgttcttATTAGTTTATCGATAAACGTCGTTCGAAACTAAACACTTAttctggttttatttttatatgtatttatgttattaaatctttaaaaaaaatgcgtttgaataaatacgaataaactCGTGTTTAACTATAAGACAATCTCAAACAATTGATTGGTAGAATACAGCAGTAACAGTTCTAATTAGCAACaagagaattattaattttactcacGTAGCTTTCATCTAGTGCAGATAGATATAGACTCAATTATTCTGAAAAAACTTACTCATTCGCATAATGTATAtctaatataagtaggtattcaAAAATTACCATCTTATAtacttttaacaaaatgttGAGTACCTAGAgttgttcaaattatttatactaatattataaatgcgaaagtatctcggtttgtctgtctgttgctttttcacatCAAAATCACtgtaccgaatttgatgaaatttatcaTGAAACAACTTCTTAAAGATGATGATGACCAACCCTTAAAgcgcgagcgaagctgcgggcggCAACtagaattttttctttttcattttacattCTAATTTTTGtcgttttgtgtttttttattaatattctaaactgtatgtttatttaacttcattCACTCTACTATAAGCcgtgtaaaagaacttcgttccaagagattgaaatgttaattaaattattttattataaataaaaaaatacattaataactatttatcgTGTGTACTGTGAAAGCAGTGTAGCACACATCTTATAAGCAGTTGCTCGCTAGTGTTGTTTTCAAATGACtaagtaatctttttttttattctatgtatataaatatatcg
This portion of the Vanessa atalanta chromosome 22, ilVanAtal1.2, whole genome shotgun sequence genome encodes:
- the LOC125072599 gene encoding paired box pox-neuro protein, giving the protein MPNSNMPGLVSQRVSFPGQAGVNQLGGVFVNGRPLPDVVRKRIVELAILGVRPCDISRQLLVSHGCVSKILTRFYETGSIRPGSIGGSKTKQVATPTVVKKILRLKQENPGMFAWEIRERLLSARVCEPHSIPSVSSVNRILRNSGLAWNEDEARGGHEPFPPPELPPNMVDYMTMKTSLPTPMPQQTPYFAHTSVRLPQPSEPHAYDRRLATSWLLANQVQAQGLLKPYPISPWQRVMMPYPDSKNFSPYALNLHSDLLNRINPEEVKSESSEHISVEASDDSTDRPDTDEQEVKRPSEKEKKKNPYSIEELLKKPDKIVNSPPVAFQNYLRQPSGSMIEYSQEKTSSDRSSPASYCSVQSGVSNDCFADSASSEIKAGN